In one window of Halomarina pelagica DNA:
- a CDS encoding phosphotransferase family protein, translated as MDDIPEAREIPESTVEEMVRSIEPTLEPREIDAAERGFCSVYRIVASGSDAARERYLKASPDGRPWGIPTEARIQAILAAHTSIPVPDVFGVVDGHGTLPTPFYLMRALPGEELPYECVSRFDDGVLRRLARETGEHLAELHSVPAVDRFGHVRHDGPELTGGRPSDDPAELTVGDPREDWPTYLRDRVGRELDRHADSRFSDLTDELSQWFAAGIGELEGPFDPVLGRNDHGLHNLLVEPETGEITGMLDWGYTLAVPAAFDVEFAVYLLSGAFLAGLPDVPDRRPLVRDAMLSGYRATAPDRAETLSMPEPLYEALAMVRIMNDFHHLTVPDGTEPAVVDRIRGDVRGLLA; from the coding sequence GTGGACGACATCCCCGAGGCTCGGGAGATTCCCGAGTCGACCGTGGAGGAGATGGTTCGGTCGATCGAGCCGACCCTGGAACCTCGCGAGATCGACGCGGCCGAACGGGGCTTCTGTTCAGTCTATCGGATCGTCGCTTCCGGCAGCGACGCCGCACGGGAACGATATCTGAAGGCGTCACCCGACGGACGGCCCTGGGGCATTCCGACCGAGGCTCGAATCCAGGCGATCCTCGCCGCCCACACGTCGATTCCGGTTCCGGACGTGTTCGGCGTCGTCGACGGTCACGGAACCCTCCCGACGCCGTTCTACCTCATGCGTGCGCTTCCCGGCGAGGAACTCCCGTACGAGTGCGTCTCCCGGTTCGACGACGGTGTGCTTCGGCGACTCGCCCGGGAGACGGGCGAGCACCTGGCCGAGTTGCACTCGGTTCCGGCGGTCGATCGCTTCGGCCACGTCCGCCACGACGGCCCCGAACTGACCGGCGGGCGGCCAAGCGACGATCCGGCAGAGCTGACGGTCGGGGACCCGCGCGAGGACTGGCCGACCTACCTGCGCGACCGCGTCGGCCGGGAACTCGACCGGCACGCAGACTCCCGGTTTTCGGATCTGACGGACGAACTGAGTCAGTGGTTCGCGGCGGGTATCGGTGAGTTGGAGGGGCCGTTCGATCCCGTCCTGGGGCGCAACGATCACGGGCTCCACAACCTCCTCGTCGAGCCCGAAACGGGGGAGATCACGGGGATGCTCGACTGGGGATACACGCTCGCCGTGCCGGCGGCGTTCGACGTCGAGTTCGCCGTCTACCTCCTCAGCGGGGCCTTCCTGGCCGGCCTCCCCGACGTCCCGGACCGCCGACCGCTCGTACGAGACGCGATGCTCTCGGGCTATCGAGCGACGGCACCGGACCGCGCCGAGACGCTCTCGATGCCCGAACCGCTCTACGAGGCGCTGGCGATGGTCCGAATCATGAACGATTTTCACCACCTGACGGTACCCGACGGAACCGAACCGGCCGTGGTGGACCGCATCAGGGGAGACGTGCGGGGCCTCCTCGCCTGA